CCGGCCAGGGCGACCAGGACCAGCCCGAGCGCCTCCCCCGCCCGGGCAGCCTCGGCCGCGTCGAGGCCGGGCAGCACCAGGTCGCCGCGCTCGCCCGGGAGGAAGCCGGTGACCAGCAGCCCCGGCACGCCCCGACCGGGGTCGGCGCGGCGGACCTCGAGCACCGGCGGGACCCCGGGCACCACGCCGGCTGCGTAGGCCAGCACCGCGGCGTCGACCGCCGGCGCCTCGGGGCCGCGACGACCGGAGTAGATGCGCACCACCGTGCGCTCACCGCCGGCCTCCGCCACGAACGTCTCGCCCGACCAGCCGCCCTCGAGCGGCTCCAGGGAGACGAATCCGGCACCGGCGGTCTGGTCGGGGACGTCCACGTCGTGGATGCTGCCACGTCGCGCCGCCAACGACGGCGCGGGACCGTACCGTTGCCCCATGCCGCTCTCCCCGCCTCCAGCGTCGTCAGGGGCGCAGCCGCCCGTCACGCCGGACTCGCGCGACCACCCTCCGCAGCCGCCGGTGCGCGCCGAACGACGTGCGGTCGGCGAGATCGAGTCCCGTCGGGCCAACGGACCCGACTGGGACCGCTACGCCGACGACTACCAGGCCACGCACGGCGAGTTCCTCGGTGACGTCGGCTTCGTGTGGGGCCCCGAGGGCCTGACCGAGTCCGAGGCGCGGGTGCTGGGCGACCTCGCCGGCCGCGACGTGCTCGAGGTCGGCTCCGGCGCCGGGCAGTGCTCGCGGTGGGTGCGGGCGGCCGGGGGCCGCTCCTACGGCCTCGACCTGTCCCACCGCCAGCTGCAGCACTCCCAGCGCATCGACCACGCCACGGGGGTCACCGTGCCCTCGATGGTCGGGACCGCCACGGCGCTGCCGTTCCGCGACGCCTCCTTCGACGTCGTCTTCAGCTCCTTCGGCGCCCTGCAGTTCGTCGCCGACATCGAGCTGGCCGTCGCCGAGACCGCGCGGGTGCTGCGCCGCGGTGGTCGCTTCGCGTTCTCCATCACCCACCCGACGCGGTGGATGTTCCCCGACGACCCGGACGAGGCGGGGCTGGTGGCCTCGCAGTCCTACTGGGACCGCACGCCGTACGTGGAGGTCGACGAGGCCTCCGGCCAGGTCTCGTACGTCGAGCACCACCGCACGCTCGGTGACTGGGTGGCGCTGCTGGCCGGAGCGGGGTTCACCATCACCCGGCTGCTGGAGCCCGAGTGGCCCGACCACCACGATCGGGTGTGGGGCGGCTGGTCAGGCGTGCGGGGACGGGTGACCCCGGGCACCGCGATCTTCGCGGCCGACCTCCCGTAGGGAGCAACGACGCAGCAGCCCCGCGACCGGTCCGGTCGCGGGGCTGCTGCGTGTGGTGCAGGTGCGGGACGCTCAGCGGCCAGCAGGGACGGGCTTGCGCTGACGCGCGTGCCCGTTGCCGCTGCGCTTGCCGCCGCGCATCAGCAGGAAGCCGGCCACCAGCGCGAGCGCGCCGCCGACGAACCCGACGATCGGCAGCCACACGGTCAGCGCGTCGAGGAGCAG
This Nocardioides dokdonensis FR1436 DNA region includes the following protein-coding sequences:
- a CDS encoding class I SAM-dependent methyltransferase, giving the protein MPLSPPPASSGAQPPVTPDSRDHPPQPPVRAERRAVGEIESRRANGPDWDRYADDYQATHGEFLGDVGFVWGPEGLTESEARVLGDLAGRDVLEVGSGAGQCSRWVRAAGGRSYGLDLSHRQLQHSQRIDHATGVTVPSMVGTATALPFRDASFDVVFSSFGALQFVADIELAVAETARVLRRGGRFAFSITHPTRWMFPDDPDEAGLVASQSYWDRTPYVEVDEASGQVSYVEHHRTLGDWVALLAGAGFTITRLLEPEWPDHHDRVWGGWSGVRGRVTPGTAIFAADLP